One Sphingopyxis macrogoltabida genomic region harbors:
- a CDS encoding alpha/beta hydrolase — protein sequence MSDDTPAELVPALGPAVGIETFVIEPPGLGTALRISIARAIQPAIGAGNGPSAVVYVTDADYMFGSVVDAVRVGSLGGELAPAVVVGIGYAEEKGDLAFVSTRRFLDFYRGPRRSFSAGAYGSFEFGGADAFLAALRDHVIAAVERHVGEIDPTRRVLLGMSAGGHFAAYAMAEAPDLFQGYALMSPMLVDPQSPVAGALPQSVGDPAIVRLIEELPELPEGRRAFLSAGALEEDPGTMFADFAIISNAFRMRAALARHGVETQFVQFPGETHGSVAGAAIARALRFLLPVAAGPDWQAALAATE from the coding sequence ATGAGTGACGATACGCCCGCCGAATTGGTGCCGGCATTGGGGCCGGCGGTCGGGATCGAAACCTTTGTCATCGAGCCGCCCGGTCTCGGCACGGCGCTGCGCATCTCGATCGCGCGCGCGATCCAGCCCGCGATCGGGGCAGGCAATGGCCCGAGCGCGGTCGTCTATGTCACCGACGCCGATTATATGTTCGGCAGCGTTGTCGATGCCGTCCGCGTCGGCAGCCTCGGCGGCGAGCTTGCTCCCGCCGTTGTGGTCGGCATCGGCTATGCCGAAGAGAAAGGCGACCTTGCCTTCGTCTCGACGCGCCGCTTTCTCGATTTCTATCGCGGGCCGCGGCGCAGCTTTTCGGCGGGCGCCTATGGCAGCTTTGAATTCGGCGGCGCCGACGCCTTTCTGGCCGCGCTGCGCGACCATGTCATCGCCGCCGTCGAGCGGCATGTCGGGGAGATCGACCCCACGCGCCGCGTTCTTCTCGGCATGTCGGCGGGCGGGCATTTCGCGGCCTACGCGATGGCAGAAGCGCCGGACCTCTTCCAAGGCTATGCTTTGATGAGCCCGATGCTCGTCGACCCGCAATCGCCCGTCGCTGGCGCGCTGCCGCAATCGGTGGGCGACCCCGCAATAGTGCGTCTGATCGAGGAACTGCCCGAGCTGCCCGAAGGCCGGCGCGCCTTTCTGTCGGCGGGGGCGCTGGAGGAAGACCCGGGTACGATGTTCGCCGACTTTGCGATAATCAGCAATGCGTTCCGGATGCGCGCTGCCCTCGCGCGCCATGGCGTCGAAACGCAGTTTGTCCAGTTTCCCGGCGAGACGCACGGATCGGTGGCTGGCGCCGCCATCGCGCGGGCGTTGCGCTTCCTATTGCCGGTCGCGGCCGGACCTGACTGGCAAGCAGCGCTCGCCGCGACCGAATGA